The following is a genomic window from Candidatus Eremiobacteraceae bacterium.
TCGTGCTGACGCCTCGCTTCGACATCGCCGATTTTAGTCGCGAGCGGCTCGTGTTCGGCAAGGACAAGCTGCTCGTCAACGACGCGTTCACGCAGCACCTCGGGAACACGGAATCGGCGGTCGAGACGGATCCCGGCGTCGAAGGCGGGGCCGCGTGACGGCGCTCTTCGCCGCGTGCGCGGTCGTCTTGGTCCTCTCGGCGATCGGCGTTGTCGTGAGCAGGCATCCCGTCCATTCGGTCGTCGGGCTTATCGTAAATTTCGCGGCGCTTGCGGTGCTGTTCTTGACGCTCTCGGCCGAGTTCTTGGCGATGATCCAGATCATCATCTACGCGGGTGCGATCCTCGTGCTCTTCCTCTTCGTCATCGCGCTGCTGACCGTCGGCAGCGATCCGATCGAGCGCACCGCGAACAAGCTTCCGGAGCAGGCGGGGCAGGCGGTCATCGCGGGGCTCGTCGCGCTCGGGTTCATCGCCTGGGGCATCCAAACCGATTGGACTCCTACCGCCGCCAAACCGGCGCCGGATTTGGGAACCGTCGGCACGTTCGGCATCCAGCTGCTGACGACGCACGTCTTCGCATTCGAGGCGACCGCGTTCGTGCTGCTCGTGGCGATCATCGGAGTCGTCATGATGGCCGGACGGCGGGAGACGGGGGCGCGCTCCTGATGCCGCAGATCCCGCTCAGCGACTACCTGTTTCTCTCAGCGGCGATGTTCGTCATCGGACTGATCGGCTTTCTCGTCCGGCGCAATCCTCTGACGATGCTCATGGCGGTCGAGCTCATGTGGAACGCCGGCAACCTCGTGCTGGCGGCATTTGCGCGGAACTTCTCCGACATGTCGGGCCAGGTGTTCGTGTTCGTCGTCATCACCGTCGCCGCCGCAGAAGCGGCGATCGCGCTCGCGATCGTCGTCATGGTGTTCAGACGCCGGCCTGACGTCGACGTCGACGACATCTCGGTGTTGAGGGGCTGATGGACGCTATCGTCGCGAATATCGCTCCCCAGATCCTATTCGCGCCGCTGGTCGGCTGCCTGCTGATCGCGTTCGTCGGACCGCGCTTGCCGCGATCCGTCTCTGCCGTCATCGGATGCACGTCGGTCTTCGCCGCGTTCGCGCTGACAGTGGGTCTCGCGATGCACGTCTGGCACCTTCCGGTCGCCGCGCAGCGCATCGACGTGCAGTTCGGCACCTGGGCGCTCGTCGGCCCGGCGCATATCGGCTTTGGGATATGGATCGACCCGCTCGCGTTGACGTGGATGCTCGTCATCACGGGCGTCGGCTTCCTCATCCACCTGTATTCGGTCGGCTACATGGGGCACGACGCGAACTACCGCACGTTCTTCGCGCACATGAACCTGTTCGTGTTCTCGATGCTCTTGCTCGTCATGGCGGACGGGTTCTTGTGGCTGCTCGTCGGCTGGGGCGGCGTCGGCCTCGCCTCGTACCTATTGATCGGCTTCTACTACGACCGTCAAACCGCCGTGCTCGCCGCGCGCAAGGCGCTCATCATGAACGTCATCGGCGACGTCGGCATCATGATCGCGATCTTCCTCATGTTCGCGCATATCGGCGATCAGTCGTTCGCCGTCGTCTTCGCGCGGACCGACGCGTTCGGCACGTCGGCGCTCGACTGGATCGGCATCTGGCTGCTCGTCGGGGCGGTCGCAAAATCGGCGCAGCTGCCGCTGCACACCTGGCTTCCGGACGCGATGGAGGGTCCGACCCCGGTGAGCGCGCTCATCCACGCCGCGACGATGGTGACGGCGGGCGTCTACCTCGTCGCGCGCTGCCATCCGATCTACGATCGCGCGCCCGCGGCTGCTGAGACGGTCGCGATCGTCGGCGCGGCTTCTGCGCTCTTCGCCGCGACGATCGGCTGCGTCCAGTACGACATCAAACGCGTGCTCGCGTATTCGACGATGAGCCAGATCGGCTACATGTTCTTGGCCGTCGGCATCGGCGCGTACACTGCCGGCGCCTTCCATTTTCTGACGCACGCGTTCTTCAAGGCGCTGCTCTTCATGGCGGCCGGCATCGTCATCCACAACCTCGGCGGCGAGCAAGACATCCGCAAGATGGGCGGACTCGCCAAGCGCATGCCGTTCGCCTACTGGACGTTCCTCGCGGGGACGCTCGCGATCGCGGGCGTGCCGCCTTTCTCGGGTTTCTTCTCGAAGGATTCGATCCTCGACCAAGCCGCGTCGCTCGGCCATCCGTGGCTCTTCGCCGTGGGCGTCTTGGCCGCGGCGCTCACGGCGTTCTACATGTTCCGCCTCTTCTTCTCGACATTT
Proteins encoded in this region:
- a CDS encoding NADH-quinone oxidoreductase subunit J, with the translated sequence MTALFAACAVVLVLSAIGVVVSRHPVHSVVGLIVNFAALAVLFLTLSAEFLAMIQIIIYAGAILVLFLFVIALLTVGSDPIERTANKLPEQAGQAVIAGLVALGFIAWGIQTDWTPTAAKPAPDLGTVGTFGIQLLTTHVFAFEATAFVLLVAIIGVVMMAGRRETGARS
- the nuoK gene encoding NADH-quinone oxidoreductase subunit NuoK, encoding MPQIPLSDYLFLSAAMFVIGLIGFLVRRNPLTMLMAVELMWNAGNLVLAAFARNFSDMSGQVFVFVVITVAAAEAAIALAIVVMVFRRRPDVDVDDISVLRG
- the nuoL gene encoding NADH-quinone oxidoreductase subunit L; translated protein: MDAIVANIAPQILFAPLVGCLLIAFVGPRLPRSVSAVIGCTSVFAAFALTVGLAMHVWHLPVAAQRIDVQFGTWALVGPAHIGFGIWIDPLALTWMLVITGVGFLIHLYSVGYMGHDANYRTFFAHMNLFVFSMLLLVMADGFLWLLVGWGGVGLASYLLIGFYYDRQTAVLAARKALIMNVIGDVGIMIAIFLMFAHIGDQSFAVVFARTDAFGTSALDWIGIWLLVGAVAKSAQLPLHTWLPDAMEGPTPVSALIHAATMVTAGVYLVARCHPIYDRAPAAAETVAIVGAASALFAATIGCVQYDIKRVLAYSTMSQIGYMFLAVGIGAYTAGAFHFLTHAFFKALLFMAAGIVIHNLGGEQDIRKMGGLAKRMPFAYWTFLAGTLAIAGVPPFSGFFSKDSILDQAASLGHPWLFAVGVLAAALTAFYMFRLFFSTFAGQYRGSVEPHVERVPAMDIPVGILAVLATIGGFLVLPGRDTISALLAGAFPDAIAPLSLANFDWPLVLGTLMIVAAGIVTAYAMYVISPQLRIDVSRRLSGLRSLLLDAYHIDAIYHVLFEVPAYAIAQACSVVFERVVIAGVPQALASAASALGGLSRGWETGYLRRYGLTIAVGASLLLYFVIFGIHGGDTAGTH